The sequence AAGCCAGTTAACAGAATACGAAATCCCGGAGATCGACCTGGTAATAGTTGATCTGTACCCGTTTGAAGACACTGTGGCTTCGGGAGCCGACGAACAAGATATCATTGAGAAAATTGATATAGGCGGAATTTCATTGATTCGTGCCGCTGCCAAAAACTTTAAAGACGTGGTTATCGTTCCTTCGCAAAATGAATACGAACCACTATTGGAAAAACTGGAAGCGAACAATGGAGAGTTTAGCGTTGAAGAGCGTAAATGGTTTGCCGGAAAAGCTTTTGGCGTTTCGTCGCACTACGATGCTGCAATTTTTAGCTACTTCAATGGTGGTGAAGATGCAGGAACAGAACGTATCAGCCTGAACGATGGCGATGTGCTTCGTTACGGCGAGAATCCACATCAGGCAGCTACTTTCTTTAAATTCGACAATGTTGCCGAAGGTGCAGGCCTTGCTAATGCGCAGGTACTTCAGGGGAAAGCATTATCGTATAACAATATGCTTGATGCCGATGCGGCCTGGAAATCGGCCAGCGATGCATACCACTCAGTAACTCATATCGAAAACAAAGTGGCAGTTTCGGTCATTAAACACCTAAATCCTTGTGGTTTGGCAGTAACCGACAACATTATGGAATCGTTGGAACTGGCTTGGGCCGGTGATCCGATTAGTGCATTTGGCGGAATTATTTGTTTTACCAACACCGTTACAAAAGAAGCGGCAGAGTGGTTCAATAAAAAATTCATCGAAATTATTATTGCTCCTGAGTATTCCGACGAAGCACTGGAGGTTTTAGCCAAGAAGAAAAATCTTCGTGTTTTGGTAACACCGGTACGCCCAATGGTGGCAGGAGAAAAATTATACCGTTCGATTAGTGGCGGAATGTTGGTTCAGGATGAAGATGAAGGTTTGGATACCGAGTTTAAAACAGTAACCAAAAAAGAGTTTGAGGCTT comes from uncultured Draconibacterium sp. and encodes:
- the purH gene encoding bifunctional phosphoribosylaminoimidazolecarboxamide formyltransferase/IMP cyclohydrolase, encoding MADNKKIKTALVSVFHKENLDKIVTKLNDLGVKILSTGGTKSFIESLGVEVTAVESLTGYPSILGGRVKTLHPKVFGGILSRRDNQGDVSQLTEYEIPEIDLVIVDLYPFEDTVASGADEQDIIEKIDIGGISLIRAAAKNFKDVVIVPSQNEYEPLLEKLEANNGEFSVEERKWFAGKAFGVSSHYDAAIFSYFNGGEDAGTERISLNDGDVLRYGENPHQAATFFKFDNVAEGAGLANAQVLQGKALSYNNMLDADAAWKSASDAYHSVTHIENKVAVSVIKHLNPCGLAVTDNIMESLELAWAGDPISAFGGIICFTNTVTKEAAEWFNKKFIEIIIAPEYSDEALEVLAKKKNLRVLVTPVRPMVAGEKLYRSISGGMLVQDEDEGLDTEFKTVTKKEFEASKMNLAKFGSIACKHLKSNAIAVVTETEKGAFWLTGAGMGQPNRLDSLRYLTMPRFDLKGGLDIEKSVLISDAFFPFRDSIEAANEYGVKYIIEPGGSIRDEEVIDACNEFGIAMAFTGRRHFRH